From Ammoniphilus oxalaticus:
TGTCAAAGACAAAGTGACGCGAAAAACATTGTTGTATGTGATTAAAGCTGAATCGGATCAAACGCTTCAGCAAGCAGCTGAAGCGTTGCCGAAACAGGCGTCGAAACAGCGTGAAATTTTACAGTTTATGCTAGATCTACAACATCCAATCGCCTTACGCGATTTACTAGCCCAATTATCGGCAAGTCAATCTTCCGCTCAAGCGCTCGTTTCCAAAGGGCTGCTTAAAATGGAAGAAGTCGAGGAACGAAGAGATCCGTATGCGGGACGCGCGTTTGAACAAGAAGCGAAAGTTGTGTTCACACCTGAACAAAGGGAAGTGATCGACGAAATCGTCTTTGCTCTTAATCGGCCACAACCATTTTCCTATTTATTGCGTGGGGTGACAGGCAGCGGGAAAACAGAAGTTTACTTGGAAACAATTGAACATTGTCTCCAAATGGATCGTCAAGCGATTGTGTTAGTGCCTGAAATCTCGTTGACCCCGCAGATGGTTAATCGATTTAAAGCAAAGTTTGGCGATCAAGTAGCCGTCTTACATAGCGGTCTATCACGCGGTGAGCGGTATGATGAGTGGAGAATGATCCGAGAAGGAAAAGTGAACGTGGCGGTAGGCGCTCGCTCAGCGATTTTTGCTCCGTTCACAAAGCTAGGTTTAATTATTATTGATGAAGAACATGAGGGATCCTATAAGCAAGAAGAGAATCCGCGCTATCATGCCAGAGAAGTCGCTAAAAAAAGAGCGGAACTACATGGCGCGGTAACTGTGTTTGGCAGCGCCACACCTGCCTTGGAATCGTATTATGAAGCGACAAAAACGGAAACAGGGCTGTTGGAGATGCCGTATCGGGTCAACCGAAGACCGATGCCAAGCGTATCCGTTGTCGACATGAGGGATGAACTCAAACAAGGGAATCGTTCGATGTTCAGTCGGTTGTTAGCTCAAGGGATTGAAACGAGACTAAGCCGGGGGGAGCAGATGGTTCTCTTTTTAAATCGCCGCGGTTTCTCCACTTTCGTGATGTGTCGTTCTTGCGGACACTCCTTGCAATGTCCACATTGTGATATCTCACTAACATACCATCGCTCCAACCAGACCGTCCGTTGTCATTATTGCGGTCATACGGAGCGAGATGCCTCAGAATGTCCAGACTGCGGAAGTAAACATATTCGTTATTTTGGAACGGGAACGCAAAAAGTTGAAGAAGAATTAAGTCGACATTTTCCAGGGATTCGTGTGATTCGGATGGATGTGGATACGACAGGTCGCAAAGGCTCGCATGAAAAATGGTTGACGCAGTTTAGGGAAGGAAAAGGGGAAGTGTTGTTAGGCACGCAGATGATCGCTAAAGGTCTCGACTTTCCAAAAGTAACGCTCGTTGGGGTGATCGCCGCTGACACGATTTTAGGCATGCCAGATTTTCGAGCCGCGGAAAGAACGTTCCAATTGCTTACCCAAGTGGGGGGAAGAGCAGGTCGACATGAGCTACCAGGCGAAGTGATTATTCAGTCGTACAATCCCGACCATTATAGTATTCAACTGGCCAAAAACCATGACTTTGAGAAGTTTTTCGCGATGGAGATGAAACACCGTTACGAACAAAATTATCCGCCTTTTTACCGTTTGGTCTTGTTCACCTTTTCTTCGCCTGATGTTCCACTGGTTGTAAAGAAAGCGGATGAATGGGTCAAACAGTTAAAAAGGAAGTTACCTTCAAGTGTTTATTTGCTTGGCCCTGTCGCATCGCCAATTCCTCGGATCAAAGATAGATATCGATTTCAATGCATGATAAAATATAGAGATGAAGCGGACATTTTGTCTCAGATTAAATTGCTGTCAGATTCATTCATTTATGCGAATAGAAATGAAGACATTGGTCTTACCATTGATGTCGATCCGCATATGTTGATGTAATAAAGCGCGAGTTGGATAGAGCGCCAAAAAGGAGGATATGATGGGAACTAGAGTGATAGTCAAGCATCCAGATCCAGTTTTAAGACAGAAGTGTGTACAGGTCAAAAGGTTTAACGCCAATCTGCACAGGTTGTTGGACGACATGGCTGAAACGATGTACGAAGCGCATGGCGTCGGTTTGGCCGCTCCGCAAGTGGGCATTTTAAAGCGCGTCATCGTGATGGATTGCGGGGACGGTATCATTGAAATGATTAATCCAGAAATTGTTGAACGAGATGGAGAGGAAGTCGGTCCAGAAGGTTGCTTGAGTATTCCTGGCTTACTAGGGGACGTACGGCGAGCCCTCAAAGTGAAAGCGCGTGGGCTTGACCGACACGGAAACCCAATCGAAGTCGTTGGAGAGGACCTCTTGGCTCGTTGTATCCAGCATGAAATCGATCATTTAAACGGAGTGTTGTTTATCGATTTAGCTGAAAAAGTATATGAAAAAGACCCAGAAGATGCTGATTAATTGACGTAAGATGGCTGACACAATACGAAACGAACCTAGCATAATGATCAACGTTCGGGTTGAATGAAGGATGCGGGTCTTGCGTTTTCGTTTGCTGTCAGCCTTTTTTAAAAGACTCCAGAGCTGAAGCCTAATGGATGAATAGAATCAAAGGAGTTGGCATGATGAATGTTATTTTTATGGGAACGCCTGACTTTGCCGTTCCGTGTTTAGAAAAAATAGTAGCGGAGAATTATAATGTGATCGCAGTAGTAACCCAACCCGATCGCCCCAAAGGAAGAAGAAGAGAGTTGACCCCTCCCCCGGTAAAGGAGGCTGCCCTTCAACACGGCTTGCGCGTGTTTCAACCGGAGCAGTTGCAAGATGAGGCGGCTGTCGATCATATTTGTTCCCTTCAGCCCGATCTGATTATTACGGCTGCATACGGCCAAATCCTCCCAAAAAGGCTGATTGACCTCCCTACATACGGATGTATTAATGTCCACGCTTCTTTATTGCCGCGATATCGTGGCGGCGCTCCTATCCATCAAGCAATCATTGATGGAAATGATGAAACTGGCGTTACAATTATGTATATGGTTGAAAAACTGGATGCGGGTGATATTTTGACTCAAGTGAAAGTTTCGATTGAAGCGGACGATACAGTAGGCCTATTGCATGATAAATTAGCAAGAGCGGGTTCACAGCTACTTCTTGAGACTATTCCCTTGTTGATTGAAGGGATGATTGAACCAAGGCCACAGGAGGAATCCGAAGTAACGTACGCATGGAACATTCAAAGAGAAGATGAAAAAATAGATTGGACTCGTTCCGCGCAAGAAATCTATGATCAGATACGGGGATTAAATCCATGGCCGGTAGCTTATGCTAAGTTAGAAGGGAAAGTGTTGAAGATTTGGCGGGCAAAAGTGGTCGATCCACAGCGTCAAGGTGACGAGCCGGGGACGATCGTAAACGTAGCAGACGAAGGAATTGATGTGGCTTGCGGCGCGGGTTTATTGCGTTTGTTGGAAGTGCACCCTTCTGGCAGGAAAAAAATGAGCGTATCCGATTTTGTAAGAGGTGTTGGGCAAAGCCTTGAACCGGGGATGAAGCTAGACTAAGAAAGGGGGGTTGCGTGATGATTGAACAAGGAACACAGTCTGCGCGTTCGCTTGCGCTCGATGTATTGACGGAAATTGAACGCAAGGACGCGTTTAGTAATTTAGAATTGAATGCTGCCTTGAACAAAGCAAATTTAACGCGTAGAGAAGCCGGGCTTGCAACTGAACTTGTCTATGGGACATTGTCCAGACTGAATACACTTGACTGGATCGCGACTCAATTTGTGAAGAAACCAACCCATCGCTTGGAACCATGGTTGCGAAATTTACTGCGTCTGGCGCTCTATCAACTCCATTATTTAGATCGGATCCCTGATCGAGCGATCGTACATGAAGCGGTTGAAGAAGCGAAAAAACATGGTCATAAAGGAACAGTCAGTTTAGTGAATGGTGTGTTAAGAAATTACCTGCGCGAAAAAGAACAATTAAATCCGCCAACACAATGGCCAAAATTCAAAAAAATTGCGCTCGAACATTCTCATCCTGAATGGTTAGTGAAAAGATGGCTTTCGGCGTTTGGTGAAAAAGAAACGATTGCGATGTGTAAAACGAATAATTTACCGCCGACGCTTAGTGTTCGCGTCAATACATTGCGCATTTCTAAGCAAGCATTTATAGCGCGTCTTCAACAAGAAATTCCAGACGCGGTGATTGAAGAATCACTCTTGTCAGATGTCGGTTTGCTCGTTTCCCATGCGGGAAATATCGCAAATTCGCCCCTGTTTAACGAAGGACTTTGCGCCATCCAGGATGAAAGCTCGATGTTAGTTGGGCAGGCGATGGATGTCCAACCCGAAATGGCGGTGTTAGATACTTGCGCTGCGCCGGGCGGGAAAACAGCGCATTTAGCGGAACGAATGGGCAACCGAGGTTCGATTCTGGCTTTAGACATTCACCCTCACAAGCTGCAGTTGATCGATGAGACGGTCGAACGGCTTGGGATAACCATTGTTGACACAATGGAGGCGGATGCTCGGGCATTACCAGAAAGCTTTCAGCAGGCTCAATTTGATCGAATTTTAGTCGACGCGCCGTGTTCTGGATTTGGTGTGATTCGACGTAAACCTGATTTGAAATGGCAAAAACAAGTCGAGGATATTACGGCGATCGCCGCAATGCAAATGGAGTTGTTAGAGCAGGCTGTCCGCTGTTTAAAACCTGGAGGCAAGCTCGTTTACAGTACGTGCACCGTTGATCCTGAAGAAAATGGGCGGTTGATTCATCGTTTTTTGGATAGCCATACCGAATTTGAATTAGATCCTAGCCTAGTTGACGATATGCCGCCGCTTCTTCGTGAGCGCTTTCACCAATCGGGAGCGTATATTCAGATTTTGCCTCATTATTTTAGCAGCGATGGATTCTTTATTTCCCGTTTGCGGAAGCGAGTGTAAAAACAAGGTCTGTGGACTTTGTTTTTTTCCGAAATCATGTGGTAAAATAGGGATTTGAATCATCGCATGAACGGTTACAATACAATTAAAAGAGAAAGAAATGGTGATAGATTTGAAACCGTTGATTTATGATATGAGATTTGAGGCTCTGCAACAATGGCTGGAGAGTAAGGGTGAAAAAAAGTTTCGGGCCGGACAAATCTTTGATTGGTTATATGTAAAAAGGGTTGATCAATTCGAGCAGATGACAAACTTATCGAAGTCGTTGAGAGATTTGTTGCAAGATCATTTTACGTTGGCGGGATTGCGTGAAATTACACACCAAGAGTCAGCGGACGGAACGATTAAGTTCCTATTCTCTTTGCATGACGGTCACGCGATTGAAACGGTGATCATGCGACACAATTACGGCAACAGTGTTTGTGTGACGACTCAAGTCGGTTGTAGAATCGGGTGCACCTTTTGCGCCTCGACAATCGGCGGCCTAAAGCGTGATCTGACAGCGGGAGAAATCGTCTCGCAAGTGTTAATGGCTCAAAAGATGCTAGATCAGCAAGAACAACGAGCAAGCCACGTCGTCGTCATGGGGATTGGCGAGCCGTTTGAAAATTTTACAGCGTTGCTTGATTTCCTATATGTGATAAATCACGAACGGGGACTTAATATCGGTCAGCGCCATATCACGGTATCAACGAGCGGAATCGTTCCGAAGATTTACGCGTGGGCGGATGATATGAATCAATTTAACTTAGCGGTTTCGTTGCATGCCCCAAACAATGAGATCCGCTCGCGCCTGATGCCAATTAATCGCGGTTTCCCGTTAATAGAATTGATGAAAGCGTGTCGTTATTATGTAGACAAAACAGGCCGCCGCATCACCTTTGAGTATGGATTATTTGGCGGGGTTAACGACAAGCCCGCTCATGCGGAAGAATTAGCGGAATTGATTGGCGATCTGAACTGTCATGTCAATCTCATTCCTGTGAACTATGTCCCAGAACGAGAGTATACGCGAACATCGCGAGATGATATTTTTGCCTTTTTAAAGACGTTGCAGAATAAAGGAATTAACGCTACGATCCGTCGCGAACACGGCAGTGATATCGCCGCGGCCTGCGGTCAATTGCGAGCCCAACATGCGCAAAAGGATCAAAAATTAACAAAAGAGGGCAAGAAAGAGAAAGTTTCTAAGTGATGAGGTGAAACGGGAATGGATGCAGCCTACAAAACACATATCGGCTGTGTAAGAGCCTTGAATGAGGACACGGGAGCGGTTGTGCATCTGTCGGAAGGTCATTTGATGGCAATCGTCGCCGATGGGATGGGTGGTCATAAGGCTGGCGATGTCGCTAGTCTGATGGCGGTCGATATTATTAAAATGGAGCTGCAGGGAACAGAACTGACAAGTTCACTGACTCCCGAAGCTGGAATCGATCTGTTGGATCGAGCGATCCTTAAGGCTAACGACGCTATTTTTGAATATGCGAACAGTAATGACGATTGTCACGGGATGGGGACAACGGTCGTTGTATCCTTGCTTAATCCAGAGTGGCTTGTCATCGGGCATATTGGGGATAGTCGCATTTATCGAATCGCGGGCGAAGAGATTAAGCAATTGACAGAAGATCATTCACTTGTCAATGAACTTTTAAAAAATGGTCAAATTACGAGAGAAGAGGCCATTCATCACCCACAGCGCAATGTGCTCGTTAAAGCGTTAGGCACTGATCGAAGTGTCGATGTAGAATTAAAAGCTTTGGCTTGGGATCCAGAGGACAAATTGTTGCTATGTTCTGACGGACTATCCAATAAAGTTCCGCCGCAAGCCATGCTGCAGACGATTCAACAATCAACCACTCCTGATTCCGCAGTAGAACACCTAATCCATCTCGCTTTACAAGCTGGCGGGGAAGACAATGCGACGGCGATCGTAATTGCAAACTCCAAAGCGTCACAGGAGCGAAATGGGGTGTCTGAATGATTGGAAGACGACTGGGCGGTCGCTACGAAGTGAAGCAGCGTGTTGGCGGCGGTGGAATGGCCGTCGTTTATAAAGCTCATGATAACTTGTTAAATCGGACAGTTGCTTTAAAAATTTTGCGTTCTCAATTTGGCCATGATGATGATTTCATCACACGCTTTCGCCGTGAAGCGCAAGCAGCCGCAAGTCTTTCTCATGCGAATGTCGTTAATGTTTATGATGTAGGAGTGGAAGACGATATTCAATATATCGTCATGGAATATGTTGAAGGACAAACTTTAAAAGAACTGATTATTGATCAAGGCGCGCTTCCCGTTGAACAAGCGGTGGAGATCGCGATGCAAATCTGCGACGCGTTGGAGCATGCCCACCATAACCATATTATTCATCGTGATATTAAACCGCATAACATTTTAATGGGGAAAAACGGACGGGTGAAAGTAACCGATTTTGGAATTGCCCGCGCAGTCAGCTCCGCTACGATTACCCATACAGGTTCGGTAATCGGTTCTGTTCACTACTTTTCACCGGAACAAGCCCGCGGCGGGATAAGCGGAGAAAAATCGGACATCTATTCGCTTGGGATTGTCTTGTATGAAATGATCACGGGCAGTGTTCCTTTTTCAGGAGATTCGCCGATCAGTGTTGCTCTGAAACATTTGCAAGAAGAAATTATTGCGCCGCGCGAGATCAACCCATCTTTGCCGCAAAGTTTAGAAAATGTCGTCTTGCGCGCGCTCGTGAAAGACCCGTTGTATCGCTACCAATCCGCTCGAGAGATGCAACTAGATCTAAAAACATGTCTTAATCTAGAGCGGCTGAACGAACCGAAATTCGTTGTCGAACATGACGATGAAGAAGCGACGCGGATGGTTCCCGCGATAACGCCAGCCATGCTAAGAGAGCATGAAATGTCGATGAAAGAAGACGAGGCGGAGCAGGAAGAACAGGTTGTCGAGGATGGCGATTCTAGCATTTCGACAAAGCAAAGACCGAAATGGGTCAAACCCGCTAGTTGGACTGGTTTTATTACTTTATTAATTATTGCGCTAATTTACAGTTTCAATCTTTTAATTGGCATGATTTACGTGCCGGAGCTAGTGATGCCGTCAGTGGAAGGGATGCCT
This genomic window contains:
- the rsmB gene encoding 16S rRNA (cytosine(967)-C(5))-methyltransferase RsmB, with translation MIEQGTQSARSLALDVLTEIERKDAFSNLELNAALNKANLTRREAGLATELVYGTLSRLNTLDWIATQFVKKPTHRLEPWLRNLLRLALYQLHYLDRIPDRAIVHEAVEEAKKHGHKGTVSLVNGVLRNYLREKEQLNPPTQWPKFKKIALEHSHPEWLVKRWLSAFGEKETIAMCKTNNLPPTLSVRVNTLRISKQAFIARLQQEIPDAVIEESLLSDVGLLVSHAGNIANSPLFNEGLCAIQDESSMLVGQAMDVQPEMAVLDTCAAPGGKTAHLAERMGNRGSILALDIHPHKLQLIDETVERLGITIVDTMEADARALPESFQQAQFDRILVDAPCSGFGVIRRKPDLKWQKQVEDITAIAAMQMELLEQAVRCLKPGGKLVYSTCTVDPEENGRLIHRFLDSHTEFELDPSLVDDMPPLLRERFHQSGAYIQILPHYFSSDGFFISRLRKRV
- the priA gene encoding primosomal protein N' — encoded protein: MYAQVIVDVPHVETDKPFDYHIPSELRPHLTIGSRVSAPFGNRKIQGYVVGLSETTSVKKARDLEDVLDVVPPLTPELIELGEWMSERYLCRRYVSFQAMLPAALRSSYKKSLSLTEDGKQITLLIPQERQLMRFIEEKQPIDYDQLLKNFPGEKSFLLKALREGWLQAEQVVKDKVTRKTLLYVIKAESDQTLQQAAEALPKQASKQREILQFMLDLQHPIALRDLLAQLSASQSSAQALVSKGLLKMEEVEERRDPYAGRAFEQEAKVVFTPEQREVIDEIVFALNRPQPFSYLLRGVTGSGKTEVYLETIEHCLQMDRQAIVLVPEISLTPQMVNRFKAKFGDQVAVLHSGLSRGERYDEWRMIREGKVNVAVGARSAIFAPFTKLGLIIIDEEHEGSYKQEENPRYHAREVAKKRAELHGAVTVFGSATPALESYYEATKTETGLLEMPYRVNRRPMPSVSVVDMRDELKQGNRSMFSRLLAQGIETRLSRGEQMVLFLNRRGFSTFVMCRSCGHSLQCPHCDISLTYHRSNQTVRCHYCGHTERDASECPDCGSKHIRYFGTGTQKVEEELSRHFPGIRVIRMDVDTTGRKGSHEKWLTQFREGKGEVLLGTQMIAKGLDFPKVTLVGVIAADTILGMPDFRAAERTFQLLTQVGGRAGRHELPGEVIIQSYNPDHYSIQLAKNHDFEKFFAMEMKHRYEQNYPPFYRLVLFTFSSPDVPLVVKKADEWVKQLKRKLPSSVYLLGPVASPIPRIKDRYRFQCMIKYRDEADILSQIKLLSDSFIYANRNEDIGLTIDVDPHMLM
- the fmt gene encoding methionyl-tRNA formyltransferase — protein: MMNVIFMGTPDFAVPCLEKIVAENYNVIAVVTQPDRPKGRRRELTPPPVKEAALQHGLRVFQPEQLQDEAAVDHICSLQPDLIITAAYGQILPKRLIDLPTYGCINVHASLLPRYRGGAPIHQAIIDGNDETGVTIMYMVEKLDAGDILTQVKVSIEADDTVGLLHDKLARAGSQLLLETIPLLIEGMIEPRPQEESEVTYAWNIQREDEKIDWTRSAQEIYDQIRGLNPWPVAYAKLEGKVLKIWRAKVVDPQRQGDEPGTIVNVADEGIDVACGAGLLRLLEVHPSGRKKMSVSDFVRGVGQSLEPGMKLD
- the rlmN gene encoding 23S rRNA (adenine(2503)-C(2))-methyltransferase RlmN; translated protein: MVIDLKPLIYDMRFEALQQWLESKGEKKFRAGQIFDWLYVKRVDQFEQMTNLSKSLRDLLQDHFTLAGLREITHQESADGTIKFLFSLHDGHAIETVIMRHNYGNSVCVTTQVGCRIGCTFCASTIGGLKRDLTAGEIVSQVLMAQKMLDQQEQRASHVVVMGIGEPFENFTALLDFLYVINHERGLNIGQRHITVSTSGIVPKIYAWADDMNQFNLAVSLHAPNNEIRSRLMPINRGFPLIELMKACRYYVDKTGRRITFEYGLFGGVNDKPAHAEELAELIGDLNCHVNLIPVNYVPEREYTRTSRDDIFAFLKTLQNKGINATIRREHGSDIAAACGQLRAQHAQKDQKLTKEGKKEKVSK
- the def gene encoding peptide deformylase; the protein is MGTRVIVKHPDPVLRQKCVQVKRFNANLHRLLDDMAETMYEAHGVGLAAPQVGILKRVIVMDCGDGIIEMINPEIVERDGEEVGPEGCLSIPGLLGDVRRALKVKARGLDRHGNPIEVVGEDLLARCIQHEIDHLNGVLFIDLAEKVYEKDPEDAD
- the pknB gene encoding Stk1 family PASTA domain-containing Ser/Thr kinase, giving the protein MIGRRLGGRYEVKQRVGGGGMAVVYKAHDNLLNRTVALKILRSQFGHDDDFITRFRREAQAAASLSHANVVNVYDVGVEDDIQYIVMEYVEGQTLKELIIDQGALPVEQAVEIAMQICDALEHAHHNHIIHRDIKPHNILMGKNGRVKVTDFGIARAVSSATITHTGSVIGSVHYFSPEQARGGISGEKSDIYSLGIVLYEMITGSVPFSGDSPISVALKHLQEEIIAPREINPSLPQSLENVVLRALVKDPLYRYQSAREMQLDLKTCLNLERLNEPKFVVEHDDEEATRMVPAITPAMLREHEMSMKEDEAEQEEQVVEDGDSSISTKQRPKWVKPASWTGFITLLIIALIYSFNLLIGMIYVPELVMPSVEGMPLEEAQNELIAKGLKPVVHTRPSDEIPENEVIRQSPPADMRVKKNSEVILIVSQGEKEVMMPKMIAESEELIEELLGRYNPTIERKSSDEYAAGIIMAQQPPEGEMFLPSGTDIIITVSRGKETVRMPTLIGLKVREAENLLRENGLKRGKIKEEPSYMEKGTVFRQYPFQPGSQASPGTEIELGVSSGYPSEAKTVTEPVLVLVDDEPTDIRIVVTDARGKNRELIKKTIQQSDTFDVEVVVSPTQDGTIMIYKNGEFIERRPVPYEDVS
- a CDS encoding Stp1/IreP family PP2C-type Ser/Thr phosphatase, which produces MDAAYKTHIGCVRALNEDTGAVVHLSEGHLMAIVADGMGGHKAGDVASLMAVDIIKMELQGTELTSSLTPEAGIDLLDRAILKANDAIFEYANSNDDCHGMGTTVVVSLLNPEWLVIGHIGDSRIYRIAGEEIKQLTEDHSLVNELLKNGQITREEAIHHPQRNVLVKALGTDRSVDVELKALAWDPEDKLLLCSDGLSNKVPPQAMLQTIQQSTTPDSAVEHLIHLALQAGGEDNATAIVIANSKASQERNGVSE